DNA sequence from the Micromonas commoda chromosome 7, complete sequence genome:
cagcaTGTCGACGCCGATGCTGAGGAACTTCTGGAGGATGTTGGCGTACATGACGTCCTGCACGCCGCTCCttcgctccagcgcgcgcatcTGCTCGATGCGTCGGAAGAGCACCATCCCGCCCTTGTCCTTCTCGTCCTGGCTCACGTCGATGCTCCCCTCGGATTGCTCCTGCtggtcgagctcgtcgatcaTGCGGTCCAGGGTGGCCTCCACTGCAGCTTCGAAGAGCTgcggctcggcgtcgaggacgtgcgCGAGCATCTGGCCGTGCCCCGAGCCCGGAGACATGGGCGCGCCCTGGAAGGTCGGATCCGGGCGCTTGGGATTCGACGAGGAGTCCGAGTCGGatcccttcgccgcggcgaccttcaccgcgccccggcgaacccgacggggcgcgaacgaggcCGCGTGACGGCCCGAGAGGGACGCCATGGTGGAGTGTGTGGCGTACATCGCGGTCAGGGTCGACCCGACCCCGAGGGATTCCGGCCGGGAGAGCGCAACGGACGCGGCTCGCACACGTCGACGGCCTCCAGTCAAATGGGCACCTCCTCGGACGACGTTGGTAGCCttgggggcgtcgcgggtcgccgcgggggcgaagagcgaggccgccgcgggagcgagcgcggagagAAACAtatgcgtcgtcgcgatctCGCGCGATACGGACCTGTGCGGTGTGCACtgggcgcgtcgagcgcgggcggaACGCGCTAAAATTGCTTTGGAAGGCCGTGGAAAAACAAAACAAAACGCTCCAGACTGGATGGATTTTCGAGGTCTGTGATTGGtgatccgcgcgcgaccaAATTTCGCTATGAGATCCGGTCAGGGTCCGGTTCTGCCGGTCAGGCGCGGACGGTATCCTGTCGTGGCGCTCTCAGAGGCCGGTTCCAGCTGGCTGGTTTTCAACTTGTGCAGTtcgaccgcctcgagcgtGCCCGAGCGACGATCGACCCCGAGGCCAAACCGCGGGGCGCCTGTGCGAGTGTCGCACATACTCTTTCCGGGCGCATTGACGTCCCGCAGAGGTATCGAAGGGGGTGCGTGACACCTTcgatcgatcgacggcgagcgaagcgcgcggtcgaTTTGGAATCGCCGGGCGTGACGTCAGCCACGGCAGCAGCAGAGGCGGATAGGTGGTGACACATCCAAAATGTCGACGACCGTCGCGGCTTCCGTGTCGatgcgcgcgatcgtcgtgaCCCGCGGCACCCCaacgcgccgcggtgtcgcgtcgcgcgcgacattccggcgcggcgactcgcTCGCCACGCGCCAAGCCCGCCCGCACGCCGGCGCGTGGAGGCGGGGGATCAGGAACGTGGACCACGTGGGCGAACCAtcgcggctcgccgcgcgcgcggggctctTCTCCCCGTTCCGGGTCGAGGTtcccgacgcgatcgacgagtCCCCCGACGACATCATCCGCAAGAAGAAAGACACCGGCAAGAAACTGAGGCTCCGCATCGACGGCGTCTGGTACGACTGCACCGgctgggcgagggcgcacCCCGGAGGCGCGCTCTTCATCACCCTCATGGATGGCtgcgacgccaccgacgtcTTCTACGCGCTGCACTCGTACGGAcccaacggcgacgacaccgccgccagGCGACTCGCCATGCTCCCCACGTGTTTGGGTCCCGACGAGGAGCCCGACGAGCAGTTTGGTTCATCCGAGGATAAGAACTCCTCGGGCGTCCCCACCGCGTACGGGACCCTCCCCGACACCGGCGTGCACTCCAACGATAACCTCCCGGGCGACGCAAACCCGGCGTTTGCGACGCTCAGGAAAaagttcgacgacgagggatgGTTCAGGCGCGATCCcctgaaggaggcggcggtgctggGTACCACGCTCGGGCTGTACGCGATCGGGTGGTTCCTGGCCAACTCGCATccgatcctcgcggcgtgtTCCATCGGCCTCGGGATGCAGCAGGCTGGTTGGCTCGCGCACGATTACATCCACGGCCGCGGCAAGTGGTGCTCGATGATGCGCGGGTTCGGCTCGCTGACGAACGGTTTCAGCACCGAGTGGTGGCAGCACAAGCACAACATGCACCACTCGTTCACCAACAtcgacgggcgggacggTGATATCAAGCTCGAGCCCCTCTATTTCCTCCAGTCGCCCGAGGTGACGGGGAGGCCCGATAACCCGGGCTTCCGCAGGTGGCAGCACTGGTACGGGTACCCGCTCTACGCGTTCACCTACGTCCTCTGGCGCCGccactcgctcgcgtccgcgatccAGCGCAAGGATaagaaggagctcgcccTACTCGCGGTGCACTACGGATGGCTCTTCGGCTGCTTGCCGCTCAGCGTGGCCATCTCATCCGTCCTGCTGGGCGGGTTCCTGGTGGGCGCCTtggtgacggcgacgcaccAGACCGAGGAGATCATGTTCGAGCAGGCTGGCGAGTTCGTGGACATCCAGTTCCGGAGCACGCGGGAGGCTGACGTGGATGGGCTGGAGCGATGGCTGTGGGGCGGGATGGACACGCAGCTCGTTCACCATCTCTTCCCCACGATGCCGAGGTACCGGCAtcacgcggcgaggccgatcATTCAGCGATGGGCGGCTGAGCACGGGTACGATTTCAGGATCTCCACGGCGAAGGAGATCATCGAGAAGAACTGGACCCACCTGAAGGAGATGGCGGGGGTGAAGATTCCCGCGCACATCTAAAGTGTTCGAAAAGCGTCGCTTGTATTATTAAGATCAATGAGTCGCTCTATCACATCCATCACTCTTCTCAATGTACACGGGGTCGGTCTTTCGCCCCCGGCTGTTTGCTCGGGTATCATCATAAGCAGTCAGTCGCTTCATCGATCCGTCTCATCACTTCTTCGTCGCCATCTTCCACAGCATGAGCCCGAGGTGAACCGCGTTGGCGATCCCGACGGCCCATCCAAGGCCCGACGCCACCTTGTGCGCCAGGTTCGCGTCCAACGGCAGCTTCTGGTGCGTGTACTTGACGCCCGTGTCCTTCTCGACGAagtgcccgtcgccgcggcacAGCCACCTCGTGGTCAGGaggccctcgacgccgacaggcccgcgcgcgtggatgCGGCTCGTGGAGATGCCCACCTCGGCGCCCAGTCCGAACCTGAAACCGTCGGAAAATCTGGTGGACGCGTTGTGAAATACGCACGCGCTGTCGACCCGTCTCAGGAactcctcggcggccgccttgtCGTTCGTGATGATGCACTCGGTGTGCCCGCTCCCGTTGGCGTGGATGTAGTCGATCGCCTGGTCCATGTCGTCCACGATCTCGACGGTGAGGCCCAGGTTCCCGTACTCGTGTCGGGGCGCCGGGCACGCCGGGAGCttgagcgccttctccgcgcgcgcaccgccgtgCAGCGTGCACCCggccgccacgagcgccgcggcgacggtctcGTACCCGTCCTTACCCTTGCCGATCAGGGATTTGTGCACGAGCAGGGTCTCGAGCGCGTTGCAAGCCGCCGGGTAGTCGGTTTTGGAATCAACCGCAAGCTTAGCCGCCATTTTCACGTCGGCGTTTGGGTCCAAGTACATGTGGCAcacgccgtccgcgtggCCCAGCACCGGGATCTTGGTGTTGTTGCTGATGTAGGAGACGAGCGAGTTGGACCCGCGGGGGATGACGAGgtccacgacgtcgtgcaGCGCGAGGATATCCGAGACGGCTTCGcgaccctcgacgaggacgatgcactcgcggtcgacgccaaAGGCGGGCATGCAGTCGACGATGATCTGGTGGAGGATGGCGTTGgtcttggccgcctccttgCCACCCTTGAGGAGGAGGCCGTTGCCGGATCGgatggcgagggaggcgatcTGCGGGAGGGCGTCGGGCCTGGACTCGAAGATGATGAGGAGGACTCCGAGGGGCGCGGTGACCTGCTCGAGGGTGAGTCCGTCCGCCACCTTCATCTTGCTGAGCTGGCGGCCGAGCGGCTCCTCCATGTCGGCAATCTGtctggcgcccgccgcgagctgcgcgatcTTCCCGGGCTTCATCTTGAGCC
Encoded proteins:
- a CDS encoding predicted protein, yielding MSTTVAASVSMRAIVVTRGTPTRRGVASRATFRRGDSLATRQARPHAGAWRRGIRNVDHVGEPSRLAARAGLFSPFRVEVPDAIDESPDDIIRKKKDTGKKLRLRIDGVWYDCTGWARAHPGGALFITLMDGCDATDVFYALHSYGPNGDDTAARRLAMLPTCLGPDEEPDEQFGSSEDKNSSGVPTAYGTLPDTGVHSNDNLPGDANPAFATLRKKFDDEGWFRRDPLKEAAVLGTTLGLYAIGWFLANSHPILAACSIGLGMQQAGWLAHDYIHGRGKWCSMMRGFGSLTNGFSTEWWQHKHNMHHSFTNIDGRDGDIKLEPLYFLQSPEVTGRPDNPGFRRWQHWYGYPLYAFTYVLWRRHSLASAIQRKDKKELALLAVHYGWLFGCLPLSVAISSVLLGGFLVGALVTATHQTEEIMFEQAGEFVDIQFRSTREADVDGLERWLWGGMDTQLVHHLFPTMPRYRHHAARPIIQRWAAEHGYDFRISTAKEIIEKNWTHLKEMAGVKIPAHI
- a CDS encoding predicted protein; this encodes MGMSTRDQAVAARNASRQLQNLSSEDRAALLYAIADALEANEDAIMRENEKDIAAAEAADTESHLLNRLKMKPGKIAQLAAGARQIADMEEPLGRQLSKMKVADGLTLEQVTAPLGVLLIIFESRPDALPQIASLAIRSGNGLLLKGGKEAAKTNAILHQIIVDCMPAFGVDRECIVLVEGREAVSDILALHDVVDLVIPRGSNSLVSYISNNTKIPVLGHADGVCHMYLDPNADVKMAAKLAVDSKTDYPAACNALETLLVHKSLIGKGKDGYETVAAALVAAGCTLHGGARAEKALKLPACPAPRHEYGNLGLTVEIVDDMDQAIDYIHANGSGHTECIITNDKAAAEEFLRRVDSACVFHNASTRFSDGFRFGLGAEVGISTSRIHARGPVGVEGLLTTRWLCRGDGHFVEKDTGVKYTHQKLPLDANLAHKVASGLGWAVGIANAVHLGLMLWKMATKK